The Hippopotamus amphibius kiboko isolate mHipAmp2 chromosome 3, mHipAmp2.hap2, whole genome shotgun sequence genomic interval ggcggtgggggggggggggtcgtcaCCCTGAGCCCCCAACCCGAGCCCCCACGCgcccaccccctctgcccccagccccgccctgcGTACTCATCTCCATGAACTCGTCGAACAGGCTGAAAGTGTTGACCGGGTTCAGGCGGTAGTTGTGCTGCCAGTGCCTCAGCTCGGGGTCCTGGGACATGGCCCGCATCGAGCGACATTTGTGGGCCAGCCACCTGGGGGGGAGGAGAaccgggtggggggcggggaggggggctgagGGCCCCTCGGGGCGGATGGCTCTGGGAGGTGGGGTCCTGCAGGTTCAGATGACCCCTGCCGTGAGGGAGGTGCCCGAGGAGGGAGGGGGTCCTCACGGGCGCAGGTACTCCATGCAGTTGCTGAGCGTCTGTTTCAGACCCATGATGGTGGCCATTTGCACGAACAGGTCCATCATGCAGCCGCTGAGATGGCACTGCGGGGGCAAGGATGGGAGGTCGAGCTCGGGTCGTGGGGGTGTCCAcggggagagcgggagggagggcagtTCAGGAAAAGGGCAGTAAGGCCTCCAGGACAGACTGACCTCCTCCAGCTTCCACAGCCCTGCCAGGCGCACAGACTTCCCCGGGTGACCATTGATCCTGGGAAGGACaggaggctgagggaggggcaggacctTGCCTCTGACTGGGTgtgggcaggggggcggggggggggagtagTGGGCCCTGGCAGGATGGAAGGAGACCCACCCCGCAGGTGAGCAGAGGCTGGGTGCTGGATGTGCGGCTCATACCCAGACACACCCGTGGGCGCACAGGCCAGCGtgcgcacacacgtgcacagggGACAGCTCAGCTGTTCACAGGCTCAGACAAGGCCCAGGagtggcctcagtttctcccatgGTAACTGCACATAGGGCTACTTTGTGTTTAAATCACCTGATTTCCATGataaaaacatgatttaaaaaagtaTGTATTAAACCAAATGTCAGGCTCATGCTGAATGGTGAAATCCTGTAAGCACTCCTGTTACCATTCATGACAACTACTATTCCAGAATAGTGtaaatttgcaaaagaaaaaattatttttgacaatACAATTATATATCTGGAAAAGCAGAGTATATCAACTGAGCAACTGGGCAGCTAAACCCACTGACAAATGCTCACAGTAGACACGATTGATACCAAGCGCgactcccttccccttccctttcctagATGCAACAGAACCACTGAGAAATGTAGCAGGAGGAAATACATGTCACACATAGcagcaaaaactgtaaaataattagAGTGAAATTAACAGGAAATCTGAGGGACCATatgaagaaaactagaaaacagcTAAAGAACATTAAAACAAGACTTGAATAGAGAAGTCCTTGTTCTTTGATAGGAAAACTTAGGGTTGTATTTTTGTGATAGAATGACAGGCCCCCAAAGACACCatgtcctaattcctggaacctgtgaatatgtcatCTGACGTGGCAGCTGGTGTTCCGGTTGccaatcagctgaccttaaagtGGAGAGAGAATCTGGGATTCTCTGGGTGTGCCCTTaaatgaggaagagggagagccATAGAGGGCAGGATGAGAAGGACTCAGCCTGACTCCGATGGCTCTgcagacaggagggaggggccaggcagCCTCTAGCAGCTGAAAAAAACAAGTGTGTATTCTGCCCTAGGCCTCCAGacagagcacagccctgctgacaccttgattttagcccagtgagacccatgttgGACTcttggcctctagaactgtacaCAATGTGTGTTGTCTAAAGCCACGAAGTTGTGGTCagtaatagaaaattaatacagtgTCTATGTCAATTTTACCTAAAAGAAAGTATAATTTCACTGTAATCTTAAGCTAAGTCCCACAGAATTTTAATGGAGTtcgacaaaaattattttaaagttcacCTAGAATAATAAACGTAAATaactacaaaaaaaggaaaagtgaaaaagaagagaaaaagaaaattaacgcCAGCCCTATCTGACAGTAGAGCGTAACACGGGAATAATTACACAGCAAGGTACTGGACTAAAATTACCAGCATCCACAAAAGACCAAAATATCCAGGTGAATGATGGAGCTTGGAATGTGGCagaagggtggtggtggtgatggaacAGTCAACAAATGGCTTGGGGACAACTGGCAGTCGCTTGAACAACAGAACAggcttccctcctttttttttttttttttcttttttttttttattttttaaggcgcacgggcttagttgctccgtggcatgtggaatcttcccagggcagggctcgaacccgtgtcccttgcattggcaggcggattctttaccactgcgccacctaggaagtcccaggcttCCCTCCTTTGCCCCCTGCAGCAAAACAAATTCCTGTGATTCCTTCTGAATCAAAGAATGAAGGTTTAAAATGTGGAAACCATAACCAACTAAAGGAAGTCAGAGctgaacacatttttaattttgaggaggGGGAGGCCTTTTTGAGCACGGCATGAAAAACAGGAATTATAAAGGAATGTGCTGATAAACCTCGTGACAAAAAAGAAACTGCCTCCAGAGGAACACGAGTGGCTGGACAGGCTTTCACCTCCTTTTCCCAGAGATGCCACATACAGGGGCACAGAAGGGCCCAGACTCGGGCGTCTGTCTTCTTACTGTTGGACCCTGAGGTAGTTTCTTAGCCTTTCTGTGCCTGGGTCAACTCATCTGTGAGGTGGGGTTTAGAGTCCCTGCCCCATAGGGCTCCTGTGCAGTGAGGGCCAATGGATGTGGGCACTTAGGATAGAATGCGAGTGTCAGCGGACAGGAGTTATCATAAAGACATACCCCATCCTGCCAGGGAAAACCAACTCAGTCCTTCCTTCTTCAACATGAACACAGAGCTACAAATCTTTAGTCACGAGGAAAACCAGCTGCACAAAGAGAAGGACTAGGATAAAGGAACAGGAAGATGGACCCTCAGGAGATGAGATAATGAGGAGACAGATGAGAACTTAAGGGGGAAAAAGAACACTGGTATCTTCAAGAGAGTACTGTATCTATGGGAATAAGAAAAGGACGCTATAAACAAAATAGAGGACAAAAAAAAGCCCTCTTGGAAATTAAGACTTTAACTGTTacacttaatatcaaaaaaacaaacaacccaatcaaaaaatgggcagaagacctacataggcatttctccaaagaagacatacggttggccaagaggcatatgaaaatctgctgaacatcactaattattagagaaatgcaaatcaaaactacaatgaggtatcacctcacaccagttagaatgggcatcatcagaaaatctacaaacagtaaatgctggagagagtgtggagaaaagggaacactcttgcactgttggtgggaatgtaaatggagacagccaccatggagaacagtatggagtttccttgaaaaactaaaaatagagtttgcatatgacccagcaatcccactgttgggcatatacccagagaaaaccataatgcaaaaagacacatacactccaactgcagcactatttacaatagccaggacatggaagcaacctaaatgtccatcaacagatgaatggataaaaaggatgtggtacgtatatacaatggaatatcactcagctgtaaaaagcaatgaaactgggacatttgtagagacatggatggacctagagacagtcatacagggtgaagtgagtcagaaagagaaaaacaaatatcgtatattaacatatatatgcggactatagaaaaatggtacaaatcaacccgtttgcaaggcagaaatagagacacagatgtagagaacaaacatggacaccaagtggggaaagcggggagggttaggggggaatgaattgggagattgggataccaaattgtactctaaatatatgcagtttattgtaaaaagtaaaaaaaataaaaagttaaaaatatatatatatataaagcaacaaACAGCTAGaatgagggaagagggaggggtgaTATAGGAGTAGGGgataagaggcacaaactactatgtgtagaataagctacaaggatatattgtacaacatgggtatatagccaatattttataataactataaagggagtataacctttaaaaattgtgaatcactatattgtatacctgtatcttatataatattgtacaactatatttcaataaaaaaataaaacagaggaaaaaaaaaaagaatccacctgccaatgcaggggacataggttcgatccctggtctgggaagatcccacatgccacagagcaactaagcctgtgagccacagctcttgagcctgcatgccacaactactgaagcccatgagcctagagcccgtgctccgcaacaagagaagccaccacaatgagaagcccaagcactgcaacgaagagtagcccccgcttgccacaactagtgaaagcacgtgcacagcaacaaagccccaatgcagccaacaaataaataaataaataaattttaaaataaataaataaaacatgacatGATTTTAAGAAACTGATAGAGTCAGAAGAGAATCCACTTGACCTTGATGTTACAAAAATGCTCAGATGATATGAACAATTTATAGGAAGAGAAATTTAATGGCCAATAAATATCTGGAAAGATGCTGGATTCTCACTAGTAGGTATTAATAAGGCATCTTTAAAGATGAACAGTCTTTGTTCATCAGATCAACATGGAGTGTGCAGTCACATACACAGTGTGTGGCTTTGTGCATCAGCACAGCATTTTTGGAGGTTGCTTGCGCAATGTCTCTCTCCATTTAAATGCGCACTCCCAACTTTCTATTGAAATGGCTGGCTGCTGACGCCCTCTGCCTGGCATCACCTCAGAGGTGGAGGGGAACTGGCAAGGCCTGCAGCCCACTCGAGACATCATGCTGCATCTGAGGGTGCAGGGCAGACATCTgaacagcctcgcaaccctgccTGAGAGGCTGGAACACCCTCAGGCTTGGGTACCTCTGGTAGACTGGGGGCACCCGCTAATGGGATGCAGGCCCAGCTGAACCCCTGGGCCTCCTAACCAACCCCTAATCCCCCCACCGCACACACACAAGAAGACAGAGACACTTCTAGAGGGTCGAACAACCAAAGATTCAGATCACAGGGTTGGGCCTGTGGACACTGAGACCCCACACTGTCCCTTCCCCAGATGGGCTCCTGGCATGCTGACGGGCATTCTTCTGCCTCTGGCAGGAGAACTGGGATTCCCCTTCAGGAACAGACAGAACAAGAGGTCCTGACAGGAGACACGTGGTCCACAGCAAAGCCACTGGCACATGCCTTTCTCAATTACAGACAGCTGgccagaaataaaagacatctaaGAAAGGTCTCTAACAGCAGAATCGGAGACCAATCAAAGAAAGAGCATAAAAGAACTCGGAAGGAGTGTTCCCAGGTGGTacagactccaagctcccaatgcagggggcccgggttcaatccctggtcagggaaccagatcccacatgcatgctgcaactacgaattcacatgccacaactaagaatttgcatgccacaactaaggagctggtgagccacaactaagacccagcacaagcaaataaatacatacatacatacatacacacatacataagtTCTGGTAGAGAGTTTGGGATTCATTGGCAATATGTATGTAACTTACAACATTTGAGCAAACACAGAGAACACGTGGAGcaattattttcttcagaaaagacaagaaaatgtaTATTGATTGAACCAAAAAGGTTCATTTCACTAATGAGGAAGGCAAGGGGAAGTATgtacacgtgtgtgcatgtgcatgtgggGGCTGCCCACTGCAGCTTTATTTATTAAGCTTGAAACAGGAAttagcccaaatgtccatcaaccgaaGTGGTTAAATAAGTTCAAGGACATGTCACAAAAGAATGCTCATAGTATGGTTTCAGAAACAAAGCCTCACCATCCATGCAGACATGGAAGCTGCCCATAGTACGTTTTCAGTGTAAGGCAGATACAATTATTTACACAACAAAACCACTTATGTCAataggtgtatgtgtgtgtacttaaatgagtaaaaaattctgggaagaccccacaaaCAGACAGTGTCATCTCTGGGGACACACAGGACAGTTGGGGTTCACTGGGGGCTTCCTTCATATATTCCTATGTTGGGTTTCCACATGTTCTGAGCATGAtttatttcaaaagttaaaaacaacagGCATTTCTGTTTTCAAGGCAGGGGGAAAATGAGTTAGAGGGAGGCACGTGGGAGCAGGTGGCCCTTACCTGCCCAGGATGAAGGCGATGTAGATAAGGGAGGAGAAGTGGGCAAAGAATTGCAGGATGAAGAACCTGAGGGTGAACGTCCTCTCTCGCTCTGAGAAGGTCCTGGGCTTCTCTGGAATGAGATGTGGGGCGTCCCTCCCCCATTCTTCACCCTGATGACAGCCCACGCCCAGCCTGTCCCTATCCTGACAGCTCAGGGACACCTGCGACCCTCACCTGTCTCCCACGCATGAGGCCCTGCCTTCTCACAGgctcccttctcccaccccagggctccAAGACCTCCACCCTGAATCCTCCCCCCAGAAGCCAGAGAGGGGCTGAGGGGGTCCTCCTCTCACCAAAGTCACAAAGCTTCAGGGCCACACATTTGTTGATCTGCAGGAGGGGAGATGGAGGGCTCACCTTGGACCTCAGCAgagtcccaccccacccccattgccCCCTGCCCTGACCCCTACCTTGGTCATGATGAGGATGCTCACATAGTGAACCAGGGCCCCGGTCACCACCACGGCCGTGGTCACCCGCTCCCCCAGGAAGGGCAAGGCCGAGCTGAAGAGGGCAGAGGCCACGACGCGGGAGACCACCAGGAGGTGGGCCATGCCAATCATGAAGCAGATCTGGGCGGGGAGCAGGACGGGCGGGGCTCAGGGGGCTGCCCCATCTGtgctccagccccagcctgggaGCCCCAGGAGTACCATCAGCAGAGACAGGAGGAAGACCACGGCGCTCCGGAGGTAGGAGTGCTGGTGCAGCCGCAGCTGGTAGTCGGGGCTGTCGGTGAGCCCCAGGGCCATGTCCTCCTGTGGACGGCACCGCGCATGCCTCAGACGCAGGACCCTCACACGCGGGGACCCCTCACACACGGGGATGCACCTCACACGCGGGGACCCCTCACACGgggacccctcccccacagctgACTCGTGTGGGCCACCTGGGCTCTGGGTCGGGTCACCCGGCTCAGCCTCACCTCGTCCTCATCCCACCCGTACAGGTCCCACTGCAGGACCACGCAGGCGCGCTCCCGCTTCCACAACTCCAGGAACACGGTGGCTGCACGGGGGGAAAGCAGAGGCCACACGGTGGGTCCCCGCCACGCGCGGAGCTCTGGTCGCCCCCACGGTGCCACGTGACTCACCCCACAGCGCCATGAAGATGGCGAACAGCACGGTGCCCTCGTTGTCAAAGAGGTGGGTGAGCTGCGGAGAGCAGCGCGTGGGGCTGGGGCGGCCTCCGCATCCTCGGGAGGACCCCCTGGGCCCCGCCTCCCCGCGGGGGGGGGGGCCTCGGTGCCCCCAGGCTCAAACCTTAGCAAAGGCGCAGGTTTCTGAAAGCCGGTGGTACGTGGGGTTGTGGTCGCTGCGGGGGCATATGTAGATGTCGTGGGCCGCGCAGATCTCCCTGCTGGGGGTGCAGGCACCAGGTTGGTGGCTACGCTTCCCTCGTGGGACCCCGCCCCAGCCGCCCCTTCCTGACTCCGCCCCACTCAGTCCCGCCCATTCACGACCCCGCCCAATCCCGCCCCTTTTGTGACCCCACCCCTGCACCGCCCCTTCCCTGACTCCgccccttccctgacccccacaATCCAGTCCCGCCGCTTCCCTGACTCCGCCCGTGTCCCGCCCCTTCACTGACCCCGCCCCTTCCCTGACCCCGCCCACCTGATCTGGCTGGCTTCGAAATGCGCAAACCCGCTGAGGAAGACAACGAGGCCCACCAGCGCGGCGGGCACCAGCATGTAGGTGTACCAGCCAAGCCAGGCGAAGTACAGGGCCACCTTCTCACCGAAGTAGTTCCTGCGGGCACAGCCGCCCCGTCAGGGCCACTCCCCCGGGGGTGACCATCCGGAGCCAAGGCCACGTGAGGGCGCGCCGCGCGAGGGCTCAGGGAGCGCGTCTCGGTGGCCCCTGCGGGGGCCCCGCCCGGCTGTCTGCTGGAGGCGCGGTTTCTCTGCGGGGGCGCAGGCCACAGTACCTGATGTCGCCCACGGGCTGCTCCTGGAACATGGTCCTCCACCGGGCCCATTTCTTCTTCAGGTCTTCCTCCCCCTGGGCACAGGCGACAGGCAGTGAGAGCGTCCTGCCTCAGCGCTGCCCTCCGGTCCTCCCCCGGCCCGCCCACCCCTCACCTTGTGCAGGGGGAACCCGGCCTCAAAGACCCCATCCTTCACCAAGTCCTGGAGCCTGTCTGGTGGCCACAGGAATTCTCGAATCAGAAGGGAGTGAGGGGTGAGGGAggaccctgccctgccctccccacgtGCCTGCCCTTCCTGGTGGGTGCTGCAGAGGCCGCCTGCCCACCCGGTCCTCACCACCGGCTGCCGTCTTGCTATTCAGGACAAAGTTGACAATTCGGATTCTGGAACACAAGAGCTGGCTCAGGATGGCCCTCTATCTGGCTGGGTCCCACGCCCCTCTTGGTCCTGGCAGAGCCCCCAAACCACCTGCCCTGACCACCTGACCAGAGCCCAGAATCCAGGACTCATCTGGGAGCTCACCTCCTTAAATCCTCTTAGGGTGGGCCTCCCTCAGGGTGGTCCCTCTCTTCCCAGGGCCCTGATGCTCAGCGCTACAACAGTGCCTCCCAGATCCCCCACCTCCAATCACACCTCCCACCTGGAGCCCCCACTCGTCCAGAGCACACCCTTTCTCTGCACAAATCCTCTTTACACCCCTGTGAGCCATTTGTCTATGGGgcgactgaggctcagagagggtgagtaacttggccaaggccacacagccagtaagtggcacaTGCCAGGCATCTGACTACAGAGTCCTGCTCCTCTGGAACATCCTCCCAGGGCACTCCCCACAGCCTGCTCCTCTCAGGCCCCATCAAGATGCCGCTACTCATGTGTCCTCCCAAGACCAGACAGTTCTCCTGTATTCACAGGGATCCCCCCAACTGCCTCACATCCAGATTCCAGGAGTGTTCTCTGCTAGTCTGCCTGACTGGGCCCCGGCTGAGTtcagagggctggggctggggccaggaaGGCGATGCAGGAGGGGTGTGGAGAGGGCAGGTGGGCCAGCTTGGAGGGCTGGAGGATCGGGGTGGGGAGAAGCAGATGCTTGTAGAGAGAGGAGGTGTTTCAtgcctgggaggcaggggatagATGTCCAGGGAGGGACACTAGGTCCGGAGGAAAGAAGTCGGGACCTGAATCCAGGGAGATGACCTCAGAGCCCAGGAGGGATGTCTGGGAGGGTCCTCTTGGCCTCTCCAAATTCTGCCCACCCCCAATTTACGGCTGGCTTCCATTCTGCATCCCAGGGACATAGTCACGTGTAAACTTTAAACACTCCAAGAGGTGAGAACTGTCATTGTCCCGTATTACAGACATGGAGACTGACTCACACACCCTTGCCGCCTGGGCCCTCTGCCCTGGGCCCACGCCTGGGAGCCTTGCTGCTTATCTGGGCCAGCATGCGGGTGGGAGGGTCCTCCTGGCCCCACTCTGGGCCCGCCTCTCACCTGGTGGTGGCTGGGATGGAAGTTAGCCTGGCCAGCTCCCCTCTGGGGGCAGTATCCTCGGGCTGCACAAGAAGTCTGCAGTACCGGTCAAAGATCCCGTTGTCAGCTCGGATCCCAAAGAACACCTTCTCCTGGTCCTCCctcacctgggggtgggggggggcgcagCATGGGACCCTCTACTCCACCTTGGGACCCTCCCCCTTCATCCAAGGCCAATGGCCTGTCCCCTCCAAGTCTGGCACAGGCCACAGGACACCTGCCCAGACTCCACCCCGggatccacccccacccccacccccgcccggctGTGACCCCTGCACCCAGGAGACGCCCTCAGCCCGCCCACCTTGTAGCAGAAGCCCTTCCTCTCAAGCTCTTCCAGGAACTGCTGCCGCCGCTGGACCTGCCTGGGGTTTCTCTGGGTGCAACGATCAGCCACAAGGACATAGTCCCACAGCTCAGAGGCCTCGGTCTAGAGGAAAGAGGTGTGGGGCCCAGGGCTGGCCAGGTGCAGGGCATGGGGGCATGGGTGGGACCaggccctggggcggggggactgTTGAGCAGAGACTCACCTCGCTAGCATTGATGTCCATCAGCGGGAGGCTGTCCCCTTCCGTCCCCACCAGGATCTCGAGTGTCTCTCCTCCCTGGGGGTGAAGAGCAGACGGAGGATGGGGCTCGATGCGGCTGACGAGCGCTTCCTGGGCTGGGTGCTCCGACACCAAGATGGTAGTTCTGGGTGGGGCTGAGTGTACACACAGAGACTACAGCACACGTGGCTGGCACACATACACAAAGCGCTCCCAGAATTCATAGGAAAGGACAGACAACCCAGtttaaaatgggccaaagatgCACACAGGCACTTTGCAGAAGAGGAGCACTCAGAAGGTGAACACGTAGAACTCGAACCCAGGAACCGTGCAGAACACGCAGGCCAGGTTACCAAGGAAGCACCCCTGCCACCCTTTGGTAGCAAATGTTTCACAGTCAGACAGCTTTAAAAGACCAGGTGTGGgagctccctggcagtccagtggtgaggatCCCGTGCTTTCCCTGCCAGGGCACAGGGTCcctacctggttggggaactgagatcccatgaGCCATGCAGCacagacaaaaaatataaaagccaggtgatgtataaaaatattgcatgtagtataatattgaaaatcacctgaaactaatataatgttttaaatcaactatacatcaaaaaagaaaagaaaaaaaaagccccgGTGACTCAGCAGAATCCGCATGTGTCGTCGTGGCGCACACACTGGTGCAGGAACTTGGGAGACAAAGCTGAACATCCCAGACACTCCCCGCTCCGCCCCACCTCCCTTGGAGACAGACAGGGGTACTCACAGTAGCATATTTCATATCAAAATCATGGAAATAACCCATGTTCCCATCGGTACGAAAATGGATGAAGACACTGTGCTGTGACTACACACAACAGGAACATGAGGGCCGCCACCGCTGCACATGGGGCGTTGGGGACCCATGTGACAAGGTACTGAGTTTCCTAAAAGTAAGTCCATTGGGAACCGTGCAGCACCAATGGCTGCACGCACGTCCGGGACACTGAAACCAGCGGACAGAACCTTAAGGAGGAAGCGGGTGGGGCAGAGCCTCTGAGTCTCCTGCCTCTTTGTTAGCAGATGCAGCAGCACTGAAGAGGCACACGTCCTTCTATGCTCCTCCCTCCaggggaaggggagcagaatCCTCCCTGTTGAGGGTGGGCTGGACTCAGTGACTAATGAAGAAACTATGAAAGGGATAAACTGTCACCCTACagaggagaaacctggcagagcACCAGACCCAGGTGAAGAAGGTCAAGGTCACGGTAATGTCATTAATATCAGAGACCCTCTGACAGGATGTGATGCAATAGTGTGTGGTCCCCACCCTAAAGCCCATGGTCCCATCTCAGCAGAAGATGTCAGAGGGACTTTCACCAGAGCCTGAACAAGCAGCTACAAGAATCAGGCAGCCAAGGacaaggagggacagagggagcaTCCCAGACAGGAGGGGCCGTGGAGATGTGGCGATGATGCCACGTCCTAGGGGGCCCTGCACAACCCAGGAACAGgagaggacacacacagaaaagccGATGACGTGAGTCAAGGCGGCCGTGTCAGGCTCTTCACTTTGACCAGCACCCCAGGTGATGGGGCACAGGGACCCTGCACCATCCTTGTGACTCTTTAGGAGAATGTACAGACCTTCAGAAACTGCACAAGTAGAAGGCAGGGGAGTGGAGGGTGCTGGGACTGGCATCCAGGTTGGGGGGTGCATCGTGGGGCCTCATTTATTCCCAGTAAGCAAACAGCAGGCTCTGAGGGCTGGTGATAAAGTGAGCCAGGGCCCCTTCCCCGGAAGAGCCACTGggctgaagggggtgggggatgcaggAGGTGGGGGACCAGTCACAGCAGGTCATGCAGAGGGAGCTCTGAGGCCCAGGTTGGGGGAAGACGCTGGCTTTGGAGCCAAGAGCCCAGTGGGTGCCAAGGCTGTGTGCCCTCGGGCGGGATCCCACCTCTCCCAGCCTTGGGGCACTTGATGCCATGCCGGAAGCATCCTGTAGCCCCAGCACAGGGCTGGCCAGGCTGTGTGCTCCGGGAGAGGGACCCCAGTCGGTGTCCCAGCTGGCAGCTCCCCAGGGAGACAGGGACCCTGCATCGTCCCTGGGATAATGGTGTGGGGAGCCCTCTGAGAGCTGTGTCCCTTGGAGCACCTGCCTTGCCCTGAATGGTTTGGATGCCACCCACCCCACCATGGCCCCCACTGCCAGCCCACCACCCACTACCACCCCAGGGTGGCCCAGCCCCTCTACCAGCTCACAAGCCTTCAGTCTCCCACTGCGTCACACCCGACCCCACTTCTCTCTGTCCTGCTCACCACCAGGCCTTTGCCTCTGCCGCTCCCTCCACctgctcccccttctcctccccaaccgtattcctgcctcctccagaaagcctcaCTGGATTGCTCCAGCCAGTCTACCCTTGAGGGTTGCCAGGTAAAATATAGGCCACCCAgtcacatttgaatttcagataaacaacagatactttttagtataagtatgtcccaattattgcatgggacatacttatactaaaaaaaaaaaaatgttgtttatgtgaaattcaaTTTACTAGGtacctgttttttattttgttttgctaaatCTGGAACTTGACTccaacaccccacccccatacaCACCAGGAACTACTGGGTCCAGGACCAGACCTGGGCCTgccccctttctctcccctctgtctCAATCACAGAAGCCAAGAAATGCATCCAGTCCAACCACAGAACAGCAGCCTCTAGGGCATGGGACGCCAAGGTCCTGGGGAGCCAAGGCTAGTGTAGACATCGTGTTCGCGCCTCGCCCTGGGCACTGAGATTCTGCCGCTGTCAGTGCCTCTTTAGGAAAATGTGCATACCAGGCCCACGGCCCCCAGTTTCCTGGAGAGCGGTCACCCCCCCTCTGGCAGCCTCGCCTCCTCCTGCTCCAGCGCTGGCCCTgggcctcccccccaccccacccctgctccccccaGGCCTCAGATCTGCACTTGTGTTTGGAGCCAGAGGAGAAAGCTGCTGTTCTCAGTTCTCAGATAGATTTGCTGAGGCGCCTCTGCACCAGGGAAGAGAGTAAAGTCTCAGGTGGAGGGGACCAGGGACATTTGTGTCACCAGCAGCCGGTTCTGTGACTCAC includes:
- the ANO9 gene encoding anoctamin-9 isoform X2; amino-acid sequence: MLGGETLEILVGTEGDSLPLMDINASETEASELWDYVLVADRCTQRNPRQVQRRQQFLEELERKGFCYKVREDQEKVFFGIRADNGIFDRYCRLLVQPEDTAPRGELARLTSIPATTRIRIVNFVLNSKTAAGDRLQDLVKDGVFEAGFPLHKGEEDLKKKWARWRTMFQEQPVGDIRNYFGEKVALYFAWLGWYTYMLVPAALVGLVVFLSGFAHFEASQIREICAAHDIYICPRSDHNPTYHRLSETCAFAKLTHLFDNEGTVLFAIFMALWATVFLELWKRERACVVLQWDLYGWDEDEEDMALGLTDSPDYQLRLHQHSYLRSAVVFLLSLLMICFMIGMAHLLVVSRVVASALFSSALPFLGERVTTAVVVTGALVHYVSILIMTKINKCVALKLCDFEKPRTFSERERTFTLRFFILQFFAHFSSLIYIAFILGRINGHPGKSVRLAGLWKLEECHLSGCMMDLFVQMATIMGLKQTLSNCMEYLRPWLAHKCRSMRAMSQDPELRHWQHNYRLNPVNTFSLFDEFMEMMIQYGFTTIFVAAFPLAPLLALFSNLVEIRLDAIKMVRLQRRLVPRKAKDIGTWLQVLEIIGVLAVIANGMVIAFTSEFIPRVVYKYRYGPCRQGAHPAVDCLTGYVNHSLSVFYTKDFQDPVKIEGSENVTECRYRDYGTTQNSSFTEQSWFLLAIRLAFLILFEHVALCIKLIAAWFVPDVPQSVKNEVLKKKYQRLWLKSSSPKSTDV
- the ANO9 gene encoding anoctamin-9 isoform X7, with amino-acid sequence MLGGETLEILVGTEGDSLPLMDINASETEASELWDYVLVADRCTQRNPRQVQRRQQFLEELERKGFCYKVREDQEKVFFGIRADNGIFDRYCRLLVQPEDTAPRGELARLTSIPATTRIRIVNFVLNSKTAAGDRLQDLVKDGVFEAGFPLHKGEEDLKKKWARWRTMFQEQPVGDIRNYFGEKVALYFAWLGWYTYMLVPAALVGLVVFLSGFAHFEASQISREICAAHDIYICPRSDHNPTYHRLSETCAFAKLTHLFDNEGTVLFAIFMALWATVFLELWKRERACVVLQWDLYGWDEDEEDMALGLTDSPDYQLRLHQHSYLRSAVVFLLSLLMICFMIGMAHLLVVSRVVASALFSSALPFLGERVTTAVVVTGALVHYVSILIMTKINKCVALKLCDFEKPRTFSERERTFTLRFFILQFFAHFSSLIYIAFILGRINGHPGKSVRLAGLWKLEECHLSGCMMDLFVQMATIMGLKQTLSNCMEYLRPWLAHKCRSMRAMSQDPELRHWQHNYRLNPVNTFSLFDEFMEMTISWRSAWTPSRWSGCSGAWCHARPRTSGPGCRCWRSSVCWQSLPTGWSSPSHLSSSPEWCTSTAMARAGRGPTLQSSKGTLPHSPWGSLKLCRDAWETGPTTSQPQRSPGKGSMLPVSLGVACHPTPTCRAWVDPRGLKS
- the ANO9 gene encoding anoctamin-9 isoform X13; the protein is MLGGETLEILVGTEGDSLPLMDINASETEASELWDYVLVADRCTQRNPRQVQRRQQFLEELERKGFCYKVREDQEKVFFGIRADNGIFDRYCRLLVQPEDTAPRGELARLTSIPATTRIRIVNFVLNSKTAAGDRLQDLVKDGVFEAGFPLHKGEEDLKKKWARWRTMFQEQPVGDIRNYFGEKVALYFAWLGWYTYMLVPAALVGLVVFLSGFAHFEASQISREICAAHDIYICPRSDHNPTYHRLSETCAFAKLTHLFDNEGTVLFAIFMALWATVFLELWKRERACVVLQWDLYGWDEDEEDMALGLTDSPDYQLRLHQHSYLRSAVVFLLSLLMICFMIGMAHLLVVSRVVASALFSSALPFLGERVTTAVVVTGALVHYVSILIMTKINKCVALKLCDFEKPRTFSERERTFTLRFFILQFFAHFSSLIYIAFILGRINGHPGKSVRLAGLWKLEECHLSGCMMDLFVQMATIMGLKQTLSNCMEYLRPWLAHKCRSMRAMSQDPELRHWQHNYRLNPVNTFSLFDEFMEMTISWRSAWTPSRWSGCSGAWCHARPRTSLPHGLRQPQPIRVLHQGLPGPCQNRRLGERDRVQVWTPIL